TCTAACTCCAGAACCATCTGGCCAGCCGGTATTTCCATGCAGACCAGGGAGGGTACCTGAACCCGGGGTCGGGCCGGGCGGGTTTGAAAAGAATGCTTTTGTAGTTGGAAAACTCCCTGAAACCGGCCTGACCGTGATAGCGGCCCATGCCGCTGGACCCGACTCCGCCAAAAGGCAGGTCTGATCCTGCGGCGTGCATGATCACGTCGTTGACCGCACCTCCTCCGAAACTGACCTGGTTCATGATCCGGCGGGCGGTCCGGGTTGAAGAGGTGAACAGGTAAAAAGCCAGGGGCCGGGGCAGGGAACTGATAATTTCCAGGGTCCGGTCCTGGTCCTGATAAGGAATCACCGGCAGGACCGGGCCGAAAATCTCTTCCTGCATGCAGGGGTCGTCAAAACTGGACGGATAAAGAATGGTGGGAGAGAAGAAAAGCCTGTCCCGGTCCCGGATGCTGCCGTAAGCCACCTTTGCCGGGTCCACCAGCCTGTCCAGCCGGTCAAAATGGGCAGCATTGATTATCCGTGGCAGGAAATCAGCATGACCGGGCCGGATATATCTGTCAAATTCCAGGGAGAGCAGTTTGATCAGCTCCCTGGCCCTGGATTCATGGACCAGGACGTGGTCCGGGGCAATGCAGGTCTGACCGGAATTGATGACCTTGCCCCAGGCAATGCGCCGGGCAGCAGCATCCAGGTCAGCATCGGACAGGATCAGGACCGGGCTTTTTCCCCCCAGTTCCAGGGTCGCTGGAGTCAGGTTCCTGGCTGCCCTGGCCATGACCATCCTGCCCACCCGGGTGCTGCCGGTGAAAAAAATCTTGTCAAAGGGCATGTCCACCAGGTCTGAAGCCAGGTCGGCCCCTCCCTCAAGGACATGGACATATTCAGGTTCAAAGCATGAATTGATCAGCCGGGCAATAATGCCGGAAGTACGGGAAGCGGTTTCACCAGGCTTGATCACAGCAGTATTCCCGGCGGCCAGGGCCGGTATCAGGGGGGCCAGGGTCAGCTGAAAGGGGTAGTTCCAGGCCCCCAGAATCAGGACCGTGCCATAGGGTTCGGGTATGATCCGGCTTTTCCCCGGCCAGTTGATAAGGCTGGTTCTGACCCGGACCGGGGAAGACCATTTCCGGGTTTTTTTAAGGGCCAGCTTCAGCTCCTGGTACACAACACCCAGCTCAGTGCAGAAGGCCTCAAAACTGGACTTGCCCAGATCCAGGCGGATGGCCTCCAGAATATCTTTTTCCAGAGCCCTGATACCTGCTTCAAGCTTCTTAAGCTGCCTGATCCTGAAGTCAGTGTCTCTGGTCCGGCCCTGGAGGAAGAATCTTTTCTGGGCACTGAAGACCTGTTCAGGAGGGATCATTTTTTCCTCCCGGCCCTGGGATGAATCTGTCCAGGCCCATGACCCTGCCGGTGATGAATTCAAAGATCCTGGATGGAATCAGGGATCCGGCAAGAGCCCCCAGACGGACCAGTACGGGCATGGTCAGGGTTGTCCGGTTTTTCCGGACAGCTTTGACAATCCGGGAAGCCACCTGATCCGGATTCATACAGGGCATCCAGACAGGCTTTCGCACTTTTTGAAACATTGCTGTATCCATGTAGCCAGGGTTGACCAGGGTGACCCTGACCCCGGTCCGGGCCAGGTCAAGCTCTCTGGCCAGAGCCATGCTCCAGCCGGAAAGGGCGCATTTGGAGGCGGAGTAAACTGCCAGGCCTGGAATGGGCAGCAGGGCTGCTGCTGAAGAGATATTGACAATATGACCCTGTCCTTTTTCAAT
This genomic window from Desulfonatronovibrio hydrogenovorans DSM 9292 contains:
- a CDS encoding SDR family NAD(P)-dependent oxidoreductase, coding for MSRITDSTVLITGGASGLGKSLARLFLRWGASRLIIWDSNRTDLDSALTRFQGRGHQAAGQVLDISDPDQVRHCASKLSKSGITVDILVNNAGTAAKGWFASHDHDTITTILQTNAAGPMHCTLAWLPGMIEKGQGHIVNISSAAALLPIPGLAVYSASKCALSGWSMALARELDLARTGVRVTLVNPGYMDTAMFQKVRKPVWMPCMNPDQVASRIVKAVRKNRTTLTMPVLVRLGALAGSLIPSRIFEFITGRVMGLDRFIPGPGGKNDPS
- a CDS encoding aldehyde dehydrogenase family protein translates to MIPPEQVFSAQKRFFLQGRTRDTDFRIRQLKKLEAGIRALEKDILEAIRLDLGKSSFEAFCTELGVVYQELKLALKKTRKWSSPVRVRTSLINWPGKSRIIPEPYGTVLILGAWNYPFQLTLAPLIPALAAGNTAVIKPGETASRTSGIIARLINSCFEPEYVHVLEGGADLASDLVDMPFDKIFFTGSTRVGRMVMARAARNLTPATLELGGKSPVLILSDADLDAAARRIAWGKVINSGQTCIAPDHVLVHESRARELIKLLSLEFDRYIRPGHADFLPRIINAAHFDRLDRLVDPAKVAYGSIRDRDRLFFSPTILYPSSFDDPCMQEEIFGPVLPVIPYQDQDRTLEIISSLPRPLAFYLFTSSTRTARRIMNQVSFGGGAVNDVIMHAAGSDLPFGGVGSSGMGRYHGQAGFREFSNYKSILFKPARPDPGFRYPPWSAWKYRLARWFWS